A genomic region of Oncorhynchus mykiss isolate Arlee chromosome 2, USDA_OmykA_1.1, whole genome shotgun sequence contains the following coding sequences:
- the LOC110489192 gene encoding glycoprotein endo-alpha-1,2-mannosidase-like protein encodes MARLRKKPCIALFLFTLFVFGTMMGLRTLKPSDGFSDLAPGLGLLPMIGGRMDRRSVSQDSVSSPGQVRAKVDLSNSGPEGTIFYDVHIFYSVWYGNPSMDGKYMHWDHVLVPHWDPKIAASYPKGRHMPPEDIGSSFYPELGPYSSRDPDLLESHMEQIGAAAAGVLVLSWYPPGLADDNGEPTEDLVPAVLDAAHRHNLKVAFHLQPYRGRSDHSVHDNIKYIIDRYGDHGAFYKFTSSTGNILPLFYIYDSYLTPPENWSDLLHPTGSHSLRGTPYDSVFIALIVEERHKHDILAGGFDGMYTYFASNGFSFGSSHQNWKAVKAFCDGNNLLFIPSAGPGYIDTAVRPWNNHNTRNRVNGRYYETALQAALNVRPEIVTITSFNEWHEGTQIEMAVPKKTVTRLYLDYQPHQPEHYLELTRRWAEQFNKEKETWLM; translated from the exons ATGGCCAGGCTGCGGAAGAAACCGTGCATAGCTCTGTTCTTATTTACACTCTTCGTTTTCGGAACCATGATGGGTTTGAGAACTCTGAAGCCCAGCGATGGGTTCTCGGACCTGGCCCCGGGGTTGGGCCTCCTGCCGATGATTGGAGGAAGGATGGACCGGCGCTCGGTGTCCCAAGACTCCGTCTCCTCCCCGGGGCAGGTACGCGCCAAAGTAGATTTATCAAACTCTGGACCTGAAGGAACCATATTTTACGACGTCCACATATTTTACAGCGTGTGGTACGGGAACCCGTCGATGGATGGGAAATACATGCACTGGGACCATGTCCTCGTGCCACATTGGGACCCCAAAATCGCCGCCAGTTACCCTAAAGGGAGGCATATGCCACCGGAGGACATCGGCTCCAGTTTCTACCCTGAGCTCGGTCCGTACAGCTCGAGAGATCCGGATCTATTGGAGTCACACATGGAGCAGATTGGAGCGGCTGCTGCAG GGGTACTGGTGCTGTCCTGGTATCCTCCGGGCCTGGCCGATGACAACGGGGAGCCCACAGAGGACCTGGTGCCGGCCGTCCTAGACGCTGCTCACAGACACAACCTCAAG GTTGCATTTCACCTCCAGCCTTACAGAGGGAGGAGCGACCACAGTGTCCATGACAACATCAAGTATATCATCGACAG GTACGGGGACCACGGAGCCTTCTACAAGTTCACCTCTAGCACGGGGAATATCCTGCCTCTGTTCTACATTTATGACTCGTATCTGACGCCGCCCGAGAACTGGTCCGACCTGCTCCACCCCACGGGCTCCCACAGCCTGCGTGGCACGCCGTACGACAGTGTCTTCATCGCCCTCATCGTGGAGGAGCGCCACAAGCATGATATTCTTGCCGGTGGTTTCGATGGCATGTACACGTACTTCGCCTCCAACGGGTTCTCTTTTGGTTCATCCCACCAGAACTGGAAGGCGGTCAAGGCGTTCTGTGACGGTAACAACCTGTTATTTATACCTAGCGCCGGGCCGGGCTACATCGACACCGCAGTCAGACCGTGGAACAACCACAACACGCGCAACCGAGTCAACGGCCGCTACTACGAGACAGCCTTACAGGCGGCGCTGAACGTGCGGCCCGAGATCGTCACGATAACGTCGTTCAACGAGTGGCACGAGGGCACGCAGATCGAGATGGCTGTGCCAAAAAAGACGGTGACCAGGTTGTATTTGGATTACCAGCCGCACCAACCTGAGCACTACCTGGAGCTCACCAGGAGGTGGGCAGAGCAGTTCAACAAGGAGAAAGAGACATGGCTCATGTGa